The Candidatus Paceibacter sp. genomic interval ACAGAGGTGGGTAATTTTGAAGTTATGACGCATATTTTAAGAATGATGGGCTACTCGCCATCTACGTCTTATGAAAAATATACCCTGCCACTGCGGATGAAAAATTATAACGATATTCACATTGAAATACAGAAATATCCATTTGAAAACTTTTTAGAAATTGAAGGGGACAAAGAAAAAATTGAAAAAGCTGCAAAACAACTCGGCTTTGACATAAAAGACGCCCTTGTTAAACCGGTGGACACTCTCTTTACGGAATGGCGCTTGGCAAAAGGATTGCCTTTCAAGCCGCACATGGCTTTTAAGGATTATGACAAGTGATGGTTTTTAATTGGGCATTATGCAGGAAAAGAGTTTTAAAGAAAAAGAATTGTTGGCAAAAAAATGTTTTATCGGTGGGGTTAGTGGTGTTGGCAAGTCAACATTTTTGGAAAAATTAGAAGAGCTTTATGATTGTTTTGAAATAATCCACGGTTCAAAATATTTTATGAGATGGCTCGGTTTAAAAGAAGGGGATTACCATTCGCTACAATCTATGGATGACAATATTAAGAATAAGGAGCTTAACAAAATGATGAGATTTATTTTGGCCGCGAAGCAAAAAAATAAAACACTCCTGGTTGATGCTCATTATTTAAGAATAAAAGAAGGGAAAATTTCTGACGCAACCGACGATTGGGCTGGATTATTTGATGGCCTTTTTGTTTTGGAGGATGAGCCTGAAAAAATTTTGGCAAGAATAAAGTCCGATTCAATGAATTTAAAAAGAAATAGAAAAATTTTTCCTGTTCCCGAAAATTCAGACGATGATAAAAAGATAAAGCTGCTACGGAAATATCACAACAGAACCGTAGAAAAAGTTAAGAAGCTATCAAATAAATTTAATATACCCTATTTTATTATTAAAAATAAAGACGGTAAAGTAGAAGAGGTTGCGAGAGAGTTTGTTGGTTGTGTTAAATTGATCAATTGTAAGTTATAATTTATAATTACCACTACTATAAGTTATGAATATAGAGCAACGTAATTTGGGTACAAAAAAAATTGAAGTTGAGTTTAGGTCTATGTTTAACAAGAAAGAGTATGGCAGAATAAAAGAATTTCTTGAAAATAATGCCGTTGATCTTGGTGAAGACGATAAAGATGTGCATTTTTTCATAATGTCGGATAAGTTGCTTAAGGTTGTTGACAATGTATCAAAAAATAATGCCAAAGT includes:
- a CDS encoding class IV adenylate cyclase; translated protein: MNKSIEVELKFKIDSNQIKKITDSPNITTDKEVHQKTVMFDNSDKLMEHTDGRIRLRQQGDKISLSYKRPLPSVGNEKKEVELETEVGNFEVMTHILRMMGYSPSTSYEKYTLPLRMKNYNDIHIEIQKYPFENFLEIEGDKEKIEKAAKQLGFDIKDALVKPVDTLFTEWRLAKGLPFKPHMAFKDYDK
- a CDS encoding AAA family ATPase — its product is MQEKSFKEKELLAKKCFIGGVSGVGKSTFLEKLEELYDCFEIIHGSKYFMRWLGLKEGDYHSLQSMDDNIKNKELNKMMRFILAAKQKNKTLLVDAHYLRIKEGKISDATDDWAGLFDGLFVLEDEPEKILARIKSDSMNLKRNRKIFPVPENSDDDKKIKLLRKYHNRTVEKVKKLSNKFNIPYFIIKNKDGKVEEVAREFVGCVKLINCKL